Sequence from the Notolabrus celidotus isolate fNotCel1 chromosome 14, fNotCel1.pri, whole genome shotgun sequence genome:
ctgtgcctctcattgaaagactggtaatctcaatatctttgaaattgccgaattagaaaaaaattcagcccctttacagtgagaggacgtcgagaaattagctattcagacttccgcattgactcatatttttagaccggaggttgccgcttggttatgacatatgaaaaacactgaaaactgaagcggctcgtttcagcacacatttacagaaaggtggagaaatcagaacaggggcagaatggattttcttcattttcagggggtttgtagacatgccagggatgCGTATTtaaggtagagaaccattaaaaagtcaattttgcatgataggTCACCTTTAATACCACATTCACCACCAATCATACAGTGTACTAGTGTTGCTGAAAATCTATCTTCTCACCTTTTCACATGCTTTGTGCTGAGAGACCCCCATTAGACCCTGTGGACGCCACACTCTTTCCCTAGTATCAATTTATTCTCACCCTGGGATCTTGCTCAGGTTTCAGTGAACTCCTGTGGGTTTATTATTAGCATCCATTAGCATTATTAAATTAGTAGTTCCTCTGTTTAGCAACCGTGAGATTAGAAGTCTTCACATTGCCTAGTCTGTTCAGTGTCACCtctgattaattgataataaaTTACTAATTTATTGTCCATGAAGTGAGATACCAATTCAGAcagaaaaagacattttgtaAAAACAGGCAAAATTCAGAGTTTTAATGTTGGAATCAAATAGTAACACACAACTAATAACCTGAGTGGTTTTACTGGACTATTGTTGATCTTGATATCTAGATAAACAACAGTAAAGTTGTGTCTTTATCTATGGATTTCTTATGTATAAGGAATGATGTCATTGGGAAGGCTTAGATGGATTCATTGACAGACTGTCAGTTATCTCCAGAGAATGATGAAGGGGTTGAACCACAAGACAGACTTTGAGAAGTCTTCTTAAGAGGGGACTcagcaggtgaaccagcacagAAAGCTGTCTCACTGTTTGAGAAGGTAAAGTCTGATTAAGATATGTATCAATCTTGAACCTCGTAATGAGAGTTAATcacaatttgttttatttatttggataAGGAAGtgcttttaaattatttacagTCCAAAGGCAGAGAGTGAGTATCacatttgtttcagtgtttggtATGATGTTCAGGTGATTTATCTGCTGTTTTCTATCACTTCCCCTGAGCTCCATCATGTCAGAGGGAAACCATAGCGTTGTGACTGAATTTTTCCTCACCGGATTCCCTGGGCTTTCTCCAGAGTATGAAGGCATTGCCTCAGCTGTGAtgttctttgtttatttcttcactGTGACAGGCAATGCAacaattatttttctgtttgcaaCAGACCGCAGCCTCCATAAACCGATATATTACATCATCCtcaatctgtgtgtttgtgatatgCTCTTTAGCACCACTGCTTTACCAAAGGCCATCAGTATATACTGGTTTCAGTCAGAGACTATTTCATTCACTGGTTGTTTTGTTCAAATGTACTTTGTTCACTATTTCGGCACAGTGAATTCTTACATTCTCTTCCTGATGGCTTTAGATAGATATTTAGCTATCTGCTATCCTCTCAGATATCCTGCTATTCTCAAAAACTCCACCATCCATATTCTCAGTATTAGTGCATGGCTATTTGCTAAGATAGGCCCTGTAGTGATAGTTATCCGTGCATATCCTCTTCCTTACTGCGCCTCAAATGTAATCCACCACTGCTTCTGTGATCACTACAGTATAACAACGCTGACATGCACTGACAGGACTCCTTACGCTATCCTTGCTTTCGGGATGGCAATGGTGACTTTACTGGTACCTCTGGGGTTCATCATTTTCTCGTATTCCTCCATAATGATAACTGTACTTAAGATAGCAGATTTAGAAGGCCGCCGGAAGTCTCTGTCTACTTGTACCCCTCAGCTGATGGTGATCTCACTCTATTACCTACCCAGATGTGTTGTGTATTTTGCCACCACTGTTGGCATAGAGCTCAGACGTGATATCGCAGTAGTTATCATCACGGTGTACAGCCTTTGTCCTCCTATGATTAATCCAATTATATACTGCTTAAGAGCTAAAGACATGAAAGAAAGCTTTTGGAAGAAATTCCACAGGAGGACTGCTTCACGAAAAGCACAAATCTCTTCTGTTAGTCACTAATTAGCAGATTCATTAGTGAAGGTGTTTGTATTCTAAATGAACTTCTCATACTTAGGAGTGGCAGATTTTATAAAAAGTAATGACTGCAAGTTAAAAGAAAGTCAAACATGCCCCAATGTTGCTCAtgtcattttgaaatgtgtcaCTTCTTAGATTGAGGCAAAATGCTGTCTACGTGAGATATTAGAATGTAAT
This genomic interval carries:
- the LOC117825982 gene encoding olfactory receptor 2AT4-like; translated protein: MSEGNHSVVTEFFLTGFPGLSPEYEGIASAVMFFVYFFTVTGNATIIFLFATDRSLHKPIYYIILNLCVCDMLFSTTALPKAISIYWFQSETISFTGCFVQMYFVHYFGTVNSYILFLMALDRYLAICYPLRYPAILKNSTIHILSISAWLFAKIGPVVIVIRAYPLPYCASNVIHHCFCDHYSITTLTCTDRTPYAILAFGMAMVTLLVPLGFIIFSYSSIMITVLKIADLEGRRKSLSTCTPQLMVISLYYLPRCVVYFATTVGIELRRDIAVVIITVYSLCPPMINPIIYCLRAKDMKESFWKKFHRRTASRKAQISSVSH